In Beutenbergia cavernae DSM 12333, the DNA window CCACCTGGATCGCGAGGACCCCGGGGTGCCGGAACGTGGCCGAGGTGACCATCGTCCCGAGCTTGATCCGCGACGTCTCGCGTGCGAGTCCGGCCAGGGCGGTCCACGAGTCGGTCGGCCCGGGCAGCCCGTCGCCGCCCATCGTGAGGTAGTGGTCCGACCGGAAGAACGCGTCGAAGCCGAGCCGCTCGGTGGCCTGCGCCACCGCGAGCTGGTCGTCGTAGGAGGCACCCTGCTGGGGTTCGGTGAAGATGCGCAGCTGCATGCGGCCAGCCTGCCAGAACCTGCCGACGCCGTGAGGCGCTGACAGACTGCGGCGATGACGGACGACGGCGGAGAGCAGGCGTCGCCGTCGTCACGCCGTCCCCGAGCGCTGGGCATCGTCGGCGGCACGCTCGTGCTCCTTGTCGTCACGGCAGGCGGGCTGCTCCGGCTGGACCAGCAGCGCTGGGCGCGGCTCGACGACGCCGCCAGCCGGGCGATCGGCGACGCCGACCCCGCGGTCGACACGGTCGCGGACGTGCTCTCCCAGGCGCTCGACGCGTTCGACTCCTGGCCGGGCTACCTGCTCATCGCGGCGATGCTCGGCGTGCTCGCTCTGCAGCGGCGCTGGTGGCACCTCGCCGCCGCCGCGTCGACTGCGCTCGGGGGCGTGATCACGTCGCAGCTGATCAAGCTGTGGGTGGACCGGCTGCGTCCCGAGGGCACGCAGGTCGACACCCACGACGCGTCGTTCCCGTCGGGGCACTCGACGCTCGCCGCGTGCTTCGTCGTCGTCGTCGGGATGTGTCTCGGCTCGGCCGCGCGCCGCTGGTGGTGGCCGACGGGTGGGCTCCTGCTCGTGGCCATGATGCTCAGTCGCGTGCACGTCCATGCGCACTGGCTCTCGGACACGATCGCCGGGGCACTGCTCGGGATCGGCGTGGGCATGGTGGTCTGGTGGGCGATGTACCCGCAGCTCGAGCGGGAGCTGTTGAGCGAGGAGCACCGGACGGACGTCGGTGCCCGGGCAGGAAAGAACCCGCGGGCCGCCGATCGATGATCGACCGTCGTGCTGGACGAGTGCACGACTCCCGCGGGTTCCGGTGACTGCCTGACATTCGCTCGGCCGGATGGCCCAGCGACGGCTCACCGTCCTGGGTTGCACCGCCTAGCGGGCAGCCACCTCACGCGTCCGGAAAGACTTCATGTTCCTGGACCACCTCCTTCCCGTGTACCGCCACGCTACGACGACGACGGCGCCCCGCGCCAGGGGTTTATCGAGGAGCGGAACCGGGAATGCGGCTCGCCTACGATCGCGGGATGGTCGACGTCGAGCCGGCAGGTCGTGCGTCGGAGGCGCTCCCCGCGTACGTGGCGGTGGCGGTGGCGGGTGTGCCGGAGGTGGACGTCGTCGCCGTCGCCCCGCTCGCCGGCGGCACGGGCGCTGCGACGGCCGACGTCGCCAGGGTCACGGCGCGGACGCCGGACGGACGTGAGCTGACGCTCGTGCGCAAGTCCGTGCGCCCGCTGCGGGCGGGCCGGCACGCCGAGGCCGCCCGAGCCCCCGAGCACTGGGCGTACTGGCGACGGGAGCCGCTCGCCTACGCGTCCGGCGTCCTCCCGTCCGGCCCGGGGCTGCGCGCCCCCCGCTGCTTCGGCGTCGAGACCGCCGCCGACACGCTGACGCTCTGGCTCGAGGACGTGGTCGGCCCAGAGGCGGAGCCGGTGGCGGCGGCGCGGGCGCTGGCGTCGTGGCAGGCGTCGGCACCGGTGCCCGACGTGCCGTGGCTGGGCGGGCACCAGCTCGCCCAGCGCCTCGCCGTCACGGACCTGGACTGGACCCAGGTGGACGCCGACCCGCGGGTGGCGCGCGTCTGGGCGGCCCGCCACGAGCTGATGGCGGCGCTCGACGGCGTCCCGTCGGTGCTGTCCCACGGCGACGCCGGGCTGGGCAACCTGCGGGAGGCGACCGGCGACGTCGTCGCGCTCGACTGGGGCACGTTCGGCGTGGCGCCGGTCGGATCGGACGCCGCCCACCTGGCGCTGAGCGCGCAGGCTGACGTGCTCGGTCCGTACGTCGACGCGCTCGACGGCACCTTCGCCGTCGACGACGTCCGGCGCGGCTACCGCACGACGCTCGCCCTGGTCGGCGCGAGCCGGGTCCACTGGATGCTCGCCGCCGGCGTATCGGTGCCCCGCGGCTACGTCGACCTGCTGTGGCGGCTGCGCCCCGACGGCGTCCGGTGACGCCGCCGCTCAGCGGTGCCTCTTCGCCTTCCAGTACCCGGTGAACGTGATGTGGTGCTTCGGCACGCCGGCGTGCACCCAGTGCCGGCGCAGCGCCGACGGCAGCGCCTGCTCGCCCACGACCCATCCGTAGAACGGCTCGTCGCCCAGCGGGAGTGCCTGGGCGGCGGCGAGGACGGCGCGGCCCGGCACGTCGTGCGGGTCGGTCCGCGCCACCCAGGTGACGACGACGCCGTCCGGCGCGTCGAGCGGCTGCGCGTCCGCCTCGGACGGGATCTCGACGAGCGCGTGCCCGCGGGAGCCCCGCGGCAGCGACGCGAGGATCCCGGCGACGGCGGGCAGCCCGGTCTCGTCGGCGACGATCAGCACGCGCTCGAGCCCCTCGGGCGGGGTGAAGGTGATGCCCTCGTCGATGATCGCGACGGCGTCGCCCACGGCGCACGACTCCGCCCACGAGGCGGCGGGCCCCGCCGTCCCGTCGGCGGCCGAGCCGTGCAGCACGAAGTCGACGTCGAGCTCGGGGCCGTCCGGGCCGTCGGCCCGATAGGCGCGCACCGTGTAGTTGCGCAGGACGGGGCGGGACGTCGCCGAGATCGCCAGGTACTTGAGGTAGGCGATCGTGTCGAGCTTGTTCGGCAGCCGCGCGAGGGAGTCCTGGGAGACCGGGATGAAGAGCCGGAACCACTGGTCGAAGCCGAGGTACCGGAACCGCGCCGCGTCACCGCCGCCGAGGGTCACGCGCACCAGGTGCGGGGACACGGTTGCCCGCCGCAGGACGTGGAGGGTGAGCAGCTCGCTGACCGCGGGCTTCACCCGCGCCGCGGCCGTGTTCGTGCGCGCCATGTCGTCCTCTGCGTCGTGGTGAGCCGTCGCCCGTCGGCGGCCCGGAGCGAAGGTAAGGCTAGCCTATGTAGCGTCCTCCTGGGAACGGACGATTCGCCGGCCCGAGCCGCGCCGGAGGATCTCCGCTCCGCACCCGTGTGCGCGGGTTAGCCTCGGCACCGGCGAGCGGTCGAGGAGAGGGGACGCCGTGCGAGCGGCTGGGGGGCGCGGCCCGCACATCGAGGGCCACGGCGCCGGCGCTGCCCTCCTCGTCGCCCTCGTGCTCGCCGTGGCGATCGCGTGCACCGCCCCGAGCGGCGATCCCGGTGCGCCGTCACCCGACGGTCTCGTCCGCGCCGACGCCCTGGCGGCGCTGGACCCGTCCAGCGTTCCCGGGCTCGAGTCGTCCACCGAGTCCTCCACGGATCCCGACCACACCGTCGCGATCTCGACGGTCGTCGCTCCCGGCCTCGACGATCTGAACGCGCTCACGACGGCGTTCGTCGAACGCTGGCGGCCGCTCGGGGCGGCCGGGACCGACCTCGACGTCGGCTGGAACGTCGCTCTCGCGGTCCGGTCGGTGCTCGCGCTCCGCGTCCACGCCGCCCTCGAGGTCGGGTCGGCCGACGCCGTGCGCGGTGCGGCCACGTTCTACGCGGACGCCACCCGGGGCGCCGCCTGGTCCGGCCGGGAGCTCTTCACCGACGACGGCGCCAGCTCGCTGGCCGAGGCGCTCGCCGCCGCCGAGCTGCGCGCCGCGACCCGCGCGCCGGGAGCGCCGGCGCCGAGCATCACACCGACGTCGTCGCCGTACCCGGACGACCTGCCCGGCACCGGCGTCCTCGACGACGTCGCGTTCGACGCGCGCGGTGACCTGCTCGTCACCCGGCCGGACGCCGACGGCTGGCTCACGTGGAAGGTGCCGGCCGACGTCGCGTCGCCGTGGCTCAGCGACGCCGGCCGGATCGTGCGCGGATCGGTGCGCTCGGGCGGGACGTTCGTGGGGCTGCCGGGCCAGGCGGCCGCGCCCGCCCCGTCCGACGGCCCGCTCGCCGTCCCGCTCGTGCCGCCGCCGCGGCCGCCGGACCCACCCGCGGGACCGGACTGCGCCGTCGTCCGCTGCCTCGCCCTCACGTTCGACGACGGCCCCGGCCCGCACACGCAGCGCCTGCTCGACGAGCTGGCCGCCGCCGGGGTGCCGGCGACGTTCTTCCTCGTGGGGCAGAACGCGGCGAGCCGCCCGGAGCTCGTGGCCGCCATCGCGGCGGCGGGCCACCAGATCGGCAACCACACCTGGAACCATCCCGACCTGACGGGCCTCGACGCCGCGAGCGTCCGCGATCAGCTGGACCGGACGGCGTCGGCGATCCGGGACGCGTCGGGCGTCACGGCGCCGCTCGTCCGGCCGCCGTACGGGGCCATCGACGACGACGTGCGGGCGGTCCTCGCGCAGCGCGGCTCACCGGCCGTGCTGTGGAGCGTCGACACGGAGGACTGGCGCCACCGCGACGCGGCCGAGACGACCCGGCGCGCCGTCGAGCAGGCCGAACCGGGCGCCGTCGTCCTCCTGCACGACATCCACCCGAGCACGGTCGAGGCCGTCCCCGGGATCGTGCAGCAGCTCACGGATGCCGGGTACACGTTCGTCACCGTCAGCCAGCTGTTCGCCGGCCAGACACTCGAGGCCGGGCACGGGTACTCACAGCGCGCGGCAGGATAGGGGCATGGTTGCTTCCGTCCTCGCCGTCACCGGCGGCTACGTCCTGCCCGTCTCCGCACCCGCCATCGACGGCGGCACGGTCGTCGTGACCGACGGCGTGATCACCGCCGTCGGCGGCTCCGACACCCCCGTGCCCGACGGCGCCACGGTGGTGGACGCGACCGGCAAGTGGGTGCTGCCCGGGTTCGTCGAGTCGCACGGCCACCTCGGGGTGCACGAGGAGGGCGAGGGCTGGTCGGGCAACGACACGAACGAGATGACCGACCCGAACGGCGCCCGCTTCCGCGCCCTGGACGGCATCGACATCGAGGACGAGGGCTTCCGCGACGCCCTGCTCGGCGGGGTGACGTCGGCGGTCATCAAGCCGGGGTCGGGCAACCCGATCGGCGGCCGCACCGTGGCGATCAAGACGTGGGGCGGGCGCACCGTCGACGAGCAGGTGATCGCGGCCGACGTCTCCGTGAAGTCCGCCCTGGGTGAGAACCCGAAGCGCGTGTACGGCGACAAGAAGGTGACGCCGTCCACCCGGCTCGGCGTCGCGGCGGTGCTGCGCGAGGCGTTCGTCGCCGCCCGGAACTACGCGGAGAAGCGCGCCGCGGCGGCGACCAAGGGCGAGCCGTTCGAGCGGAACCTCACGCACGAGACGCTCGCGGCGGTGCTCGACGGCGACCTGGTCTGGGACCAGCACTGCCACCGGCACGACGACATCGCGACGGCGATCCGACTCTCCGAGGAGTTCGGCTACCGCCTGGTCATCAACCACGGCACCGAGGGCCACAAGATCGCCGACGTGCTGGCCGAGAAGGACATCCCGGTGATCTTCGGCCCGATGCTGACGTCGCGGTCGAAGGTCGAGCTGCGTGACCGCGCGATCCGCAACCTCGCTCTCATCGCCGCCGCCGGCGTCCGCGTCGCGATCACCACCGACCACCCGGTCATCCCGATCAACTTCCTCGTGCACCAGGCGTCGTTCGCGGTGAAGGAGGGCCTGCCGCGGGAGACGGCGTTCGAGGCCCTGACCGTCAACCCGGCGGCGTTCCTCGACCTCGACGAGCGGATCGGTGCGCTCGAGGCGGGCCGCGACGGCGACGTCGTCGTCTGGTCGGGAGACCCGCTCGACATCACCTCGCGCGCCGAGCAGGTGTTCATCGACGGGCGTGCGGCGCTCGTCACGGGCGACGACGGCGTCCCGCACGTCGTGGAGCGGCACGAGCGGTTCTCCCACTGACGATGAGCACCGGGTCCGCGCCGTTCCGGGTGCTCGTGGTCTGCACGGGGAACATCTGCCGCTCGCCGATGGCCGAGGTAGTGCTCGGCGAGCGCTTCGCCGACGCCGGGCTGGACGGACGCGTGGTCGTGGACTCCGCCGGCATCAGCGACGGGGAGCGCGGCAACCCGATCGACCGGCGGGCGCGCGCCGTGCTGGCGGAGCACGGCTACCCGGTGCCGTCCCGCGAGGCGCGGCAGGTCACGCCGTCCGACGTCGCCGAGCCCGACCTTCTGCTGGCCATGACGGACGCGCACGCGCGCGCCCTGCGGCGGCTCGGCGCTCGTGAGGACCAGGTGCGGCTGTACCGGTCGTTCGAGCCAGACGCCGGTGAGGCACCGCTCGACGTCCCCGACCCGTGGTACGGCGACCGGGAGGACTTCGAGGAGTGCCTCGCGACGGTCGAGGCCGGGGCGCCGGGCATCGTCGCGTACGTGCAGGAGCGGGTCGGCGGATGACGACGGCGCGAGGCAACCATTCGCCGTCGTCGTACGTTGGGATCCCCGGGTGCCCCCGCGCCCGACTCGCAGGCCGACGACAGGAGCGCCCATGAAGTGCCCGATCGACGACTCGCCGCTCGTGATGACCGAGCGCTCGGGCATCGAGATCGACTACTGCCCGACGTGCCGTGGCGTCTGGCTCGACAGGGGCGAGCTCGACAAGATCATCGAGCGCGCCGCGCCCGGTGCCGGGACGAGCCTCCCGCCGCCCGTGCCCGATCCGGCCGCCCCCGGCCCGGGACCGGGACCCAGCCCGGCCGCGCCGCGGTACGAGGAACCGTACGACCGGCCCTACGACCAGCCCGGGTACGAACCGCGCTTCGACGGTCGTGGCTACGACCGCGGCTACGACCAGCGCGGCTACGGCGAGTCCTACGACCCCCGGCGCGACCCCCGCTCGCAGGACCCGCGCTACCGGCGCAAGAAGAAGCGTGGCGGCTTCCTCGAGGACCTGTTCGACTTCGACTGAGCAGAGCCCCCGGAGCGACGGACGACCGCGGGAGGATCCAGGGCACTGAGTCAGCCCTGCGCGGCCATCCACTCCCGCACGCGCCGGTCGGCCTCCTCGTCGGAGACGTCCTCGACGCGCGTCATGATCGACCACCGGATCCCGAACGGGTCGCGGATCGAGGCGAACCGGTCGCCCGTGACGAACGTGGACGGCTGCTCGCGCACCGTGGCTCCGGCGCGTGCCGCGGCCTCGGTGACGGCGTCGCAGTCCGGCACGTAGATCGCGAGGGAGAACGTGACGGCGTCGTCGCCGGACGGGGCGACGATCCCGTACGCGGGGTTCGGGTCGCCGAGCTGGAGACGCCCGTCGCCGACCTGCAGCTCGGCGTGCGCGATCGTCCCGTCGGGCGCGGCTGCCCGGGCGATCTCGTGCGCTCCGAACACGTCGGTGTAGAACGCGACGGCCGCCGCGGCGCCGTCCACGCACAGGAACGGCGTGATGGTGGAGTACCCGGCGGGGCGGTAGGGGACGGCGTCGGAGCTGGCTTCAGTGGTCATGTCGGCCAGCGTGCCTACGCTGCACCCGTGGCCGATTGGACGAACGCGACACGCTTCAGCGGGGCCGGCCCCCGGCCGTCGAGCGTGCCGGCGGACGGGCGCGGCGCCCTCGTCCACCCGCATCAGCTGCAGCGCGTGCTGCACCGCGCCGTCCTCCCCGTGATCGATCCTCGGCTCGCGCCCTACGTCGAGCACTTCTGGTCGGTGGCGTGGCAGCGGCACGGCGAGGCGCCCGCCACGAGCGAGGTCATCACGCGCCCCGTCTGCCACCTCACGTTCGAGAACGGCGTGGCCGACGACGGCGGCCCGCTCGTGCGGCACGGCGTCACCATGCCCGCGGCGGTCGTCACGACCGTCTGGACCAGACGCTTCGTGGTGGACCTCGACGGCGAGGGGCGGGCGTTCGG includes these proteins:
- a CDS encoding aminoglycoside phosphotransferase family protein — encoded protein: MVDVEPAGRASEALPAYVAVAVAGVPEVDVVAVAPLAGGTGAATADVARVTARTPDGRELTLVRKSVRPLRAGRHAEAARAPEHWAYWRREPLAYASGVLPSGPGLRAPRCFGVETAADTLTLWLEDVVGPEAEPVAAARALASWQASAPVPDVPWLGGHQLAQRLAVTDLDWTQVDADPRVARVWAARHELMAALDGVPSVLSHGDAGLGNLREATGDVVALDWGTFGVAPVGSDAAHLALSAQADVLGPYVDALDGTFAVDDVRRGYRTTLALVGASRVHWMLAAGVSVPRGYVDLLWRLRPDGVR
- a CDS encoding VOC family protein, with protein sequence MTTEASSDAVPYRPAGYSTITPFLCVDGAAAAVAFYTDVFGAHEIARAAAPDGTIAHAELQVGDGRLQLGDPNPAYGIVAPSGDDAVTFSLAIYVPDCDAVTEAAARAGATVREQPSTFVTGDRFASIRDPFGIRWSIMTRVEDVSDEEADRRVREWMAAQG
- a CDS encoding amidohydrolase, whose protein sequence is MVASVLAVTGGYVLPVSAPAIDGGTVVVTDGVITAVGGSDTPVPDGATVVDATGKWVLPGFVESHGHLGVHEEGEGWSGNDTNEMTDPNGARFRALDGIDIEDEGFRDALLGGVTSAVIKPGSGNPIGGRTVAIKTWGGRTVDEQVIAADVSVKSALGENPKRVYGDKKVTPSTRLGVAAVLREAFVAARNYAEKRAAAATKGEPFERNLTHETLAAVLDGDLVWDQHCHRHDDIATAIRLSEEFGYRLVINHGTEGHKIADVLAEKDIPVIFGPMLTSRSKVELRDRAIRNLALIAAAGVRVAITTDHPVIPINFLVHQASFAVKEGLPRETAFEALTVNPAAFLDLDERIGALEAGRDGDVVVWSGDPLDITSRAEQVFIDGRAALVTGDDGVPHVVERHERFSH
- a CDS encoding low molecular weight protein-tyrosine-phosphatase, whose translation is MSTGSAPFRVLVVCTGNICRSPMAEVVLGERFADAGLDGRVVVDSAGISDGERGNPIDRRARAVLAEHGYPVPSREARQVTPSDVAEPDLLLAMTDAHARALRRLGAREDQVRLYRSFEPDAGEAPLDVPDPWYGDREDFEECLATVEAGAPGIVAYVQERVGG
- a CDS encoding phosphatase PAP2 family protein; protein product: MTDDGGEQASPSSRRPRALGIVGGTLVLLVVTAGGLLRLDQQRWARLDDAASRAIGDADPAVDTVADVLSQALDAFDSWPGYLLIAAMLGVLALQRRWWHLAAAASTALGGVITSQLIKLWVDRLRPEGTQVDTHDASFPSGHSTLAACFVVVVGMCLGSAARRWWWPTGGLLLVAMMLSRVHVHAHWLSDTIAGALLGIGVGMVVWWAMYPQLERELLSEEHRTDVGARAGKNPRAADR
- a CDS encoding zf-TFIIB domain-containing protein, producing the protein MKCPIDDSPLVMTERSGIEIDYCPTCRGVWLDRGELDKIIERAAPGAGTSLPPPVPDPAAPGPGPGPSPAAPRYEEPYDRPYDQPGYEPRFDGRGYDRGYDQRGYGESYDPRRDPRSQDPRYRRKKKRGGFLEDLFDFD
- a CDS encoding siderophore-interacting protein, with the protein product MARTNTAAARVKPAVSELLTLHVLRRATVSPHLVRVTLGGGDAARFRYLGFDQWFRLFIPVSQDSLARLPNKLDTIAYLKYLAISATSRPVLRNYTVRAYRADGPDGPELDVDFVLHGSAADGTAGPAASWAESCAVGDAVAIIDEGITFTPPEGLERVLIVADETGLPAVAGILASLPRGSRGHALVEIPSEADAQPLDAPDGVVVTWVARTDPHDVPGRAVLAAAQALPLGDEPFYGWVVGEQALPSALRRHWVHAGVPKHHITFTGYWKAKRHR
- a CDS encoding polysaccharide deacetylase family protein; translation: MRAAGGRGPHIEGHGAGAALLVALVLAVAIACTAPSGDPGAPSPDGLVRADALAALDPSSVPGLESSTESSTDPDHTVAISTVVAPGLDDLNALTTAFVERWRPLGAAGTDLDVGWNVALAVRSVLALRVHAALEVGSADAVRGAATFYADATRGAAWSGRELFTDDGASSLAEALAAAELRAATRAPGAPAPSITPTSSPYPDDLPGTGVLDDVAFDARGDLLVTRPDADGWLTWKVPADVASPWLSDAGRIVRGSVRSGGTFVGLPGQAAAPAPSDGPLAVPLVPPPRPPDPPAGPDCAVVRCLALTFDDGPGPHTQRLLDELAAAGVPATFFLVGQNAASRPELVAAIAAAGHQIGNHTWNHPDLTGLDAASVRDQLDRTASAIRDASGVTAPLVRPPYGAIDDDVRAVLAQRGSPAVLWSVDTEDWRHRDAAETTRRAVEQAEPGAVVLLHDIHPSTVEAVPGIVQQLTDAGYTFVTVSQLFAGQTLEAGHGYSQRAAG